A portion of the Tamandua tetradactyla isolate mTamTet1 chromosome 16, mTamTet1.pri, whole genome shotgun sequence genome contains these proteins:
- the LOC143659777 gene encoding double homeobox protein B-like isoform X2, which produces MKQRRQEVGCSSQNSQNQRQSKPQLCTQHYLSKEAQRPQTPTMRSQTSILRQASERNQIPDTATRELAKPTGNLEPIIQKCFLNGRYQHAEQSKRESINSLGDSPSGRPDMTLHQDQMDLSTLTSSSQRFLPQNSFLKKHAFLSALPPTHGSFVPWHPGGDCGSQEPGVMMVQSTQAVQKGENSDTFLTPGDHLTIPPALGSGISDTHTPFWPQCQEKCQDHSEHSDREVLQFKDSSQPEPEPENAQNPDIPYIMRWWDKGRLALIAEWEPPKGTLEQAGHRDAVFWPNQLRSHIICLTSCTSSV; this is translated from the exons AtgaaacagagaagacaggaggtTGGATGCTCCTCACAAAACAGTCAAAACCAGAGACAGAGCAAGCCTCAGCTGTGCACTCAAC ACTACCTATCAAAAGAAGCCCAAAGACCCCAGACGCCCACCATGAGATCTCAAACAAGTATCCTACGCCAAGCCTCTGAGAGGAACCAAATCCCTGATACTGCTACCAGAGAACTGGCTAAGCCAACAGGCAACCTGGAACCAATAATTCAA AAATGCTTTCTGAATGGAAGATATCAGCATGCAGAGCAGAGCAAAAGGGAATCCATAAATTCCTTGGGAGACAGCCCAAGTGGGAGGCCAGATATGACTCTTCATCAAGACCAAATGGACCTGTCCACTCTAACAAGCAGCTCTCAACGTTTTCTTCCCCAGAATTCCTTCCTCAAGAAACATGCATTTCTTAGTGCTCTTCCTCCAACCCATGGGTCATTTGTTCCCTGGCACCCAGGTGGGGATTGTGGGAGCCAGGAACCAGGTGTCATGATGGTTCAGTCCACCCAGGCCGTGCAGAAAGGAGAGAACTCTGACACCTTCCTGACCCCTGGGGATCACTTGACAATTCCACCGGCTCTGGGCAGTGGCATCTCAGATACACACACTCCTTTCTGGCCCCAGTGCCAAGAGAAATGCCAGGATCACAGTGAGCACAGCGACAGGGAAGTGCTGCAGTTCAAGGACTCTTCTCAGCCTGAGCCTGAGCCTGAAAACGCCCAGAACCCTGACATACCTTACATCATGCGGTGGTGGGATAAGGGGCGCCTGGCTCTGATTGCAGAATGGGAACCTCCCAAAGGGACACTGGAGCAGGCTGGACACAGGGATGCAGTCTTTTGGCCCAATCAGCTCAGGAGCCATATCATCTGCTTGACCTCCTGCACCAGCAGTGTGTAG
- the LOC143659777 gene encoding double homeobox protein B-like isoform X1: MEQLAKEIGVLEYNIKIWFKNQRMKQRRQEVGCSSQNSQNQRQSKPQLCTQHYLSKEAQRPQTPTMRSQTSILRQASERNQIPDTATRELAKPTGNLEPIIQKCFLNGRYQHAEQSKRESINSLGDSPSGRPDMTLHQDQMDLSTLTSSSQRFLPQNSFLKKHAFLSALPPTHGSFVPWHPGGDCGSQEPGVMMVQSTQAVQKGENSDTFLTPGDHLTIPPALGSGISDTHTPFWPQCQEKCQDHSEHSDREVLQFKDSSQPEPEPENAQNPDIPYIMRWWDKGRLALIAEWEPPKGTLEQAGHRDAVFWPNQLRSHIICLTSCTSSV; the protein is encoded by the exons ATGGAACAACTAGCCAAAGAAATAGGTGTTCTGGAGTATAACATTAAG ATTTGGTTTAAAAACCAGAGAAtgaaacagagaagacaggaggtTGGATGCTCCTCACAAAACAGTCAAAACCAGAGACAGAGCAAGCCTCAGCTGTGCACTCAAC ACTACCTATCAAAAGAAGCCCAAAGACCCCAGACGCCCACCATGAGATCTCAAACAAGTATCCTACGCCAAGCCTCTGAGAGGAACCAAATCCCTGATACTGCTACCAGAGAACTGGCTAAGCCAACAGGCAACCTGGAACCAATAATTCAA AAATGCTTTCTGAATGGAAGATATCAGCATGCAGAGCAGAGCAAAAGGGAATCCATAAATTCCTTGGGAGACAGCCCAAGTGGGAGGCCAGATATGACTCTTCATCAAGACCAAATGGACCTGTCCACTCTAACAAGCAGCTCTCAACGTTTTCTTCCCCAGAATTCCTTCCTCAAGAAACATGCATTTCTTAGTGCTCTTCCTCCAACCCATGGGTCATTTGTTCCCTGGCACCCAGGTGGGGATTGTGGGAGCCAGGAACCAGGTGTCATGATGGTTCAGTCCACCCAGGCCGTGCAGAAAGGAGAGAACTCTGACACCTTCCTGACCCCTGGGGATCACTTGACAATTCCACCGGCTCTGGGCAGTGGCATCTCAGATACACACACTCCTTTCTGGCCCCAGTGCCAAGAGAAATGCCAGGATCACAGTGAGCACAGCGACAGGGAAGTGCTGCAGTTCAAGGACTCTTCTCAGCCTGAGCCTGAGCCTGAAAACGCCCAGAACCCTGACATACCTTACATCATGCGGTGGTGGGATAAGGGGCGCCTGGCTCTGATTGCAGAATGGGAACCTCCCAAAGGGACACTGGAGCAGGCTGGACACAGGGATGCAGTCTTTTGGCCCAATCAGCTCAGGAGCCATATCATCTGCTTGACCTCCTGCACCAGCAGTGTGTAG